The following DNA comes from Fundulus heteroclitus isolate FHET01 chromosome 1, MU-UCD_Fhet_4.1, whole genome shotgun sequence.
actgaacatttttcaagtgactttcctgggtttatttatttatttattgctcatCTTCCAGGATACCTGCCAATATCAATGGAGATCAAAGATGATGATCAGGAAGGCACAATAAACTCAACAGTTGTGGTCAGCGTAGCTAAACAAACACCAGCTGAACCAAAGATTGAAATAACGAATGTTAATGGAAAACTATACCGACTCACATTTGGAGGATGTTTTGACTATGATGTAggacattttttcatttaaactagTGTACTGGTACACTCAGTGCAATTTTTTGTAaagctaaaatatatttttccttatttttcagAAAGCAAAGAAGTATTCAGTTGTTATTTTAGCATCTGATCTGGGAAAGCCAGCCCTTTCCAGCTCTACTACTGTTACATTTAATGTTAATGACACAAACAGCCATCAACCAAAGTTTACGAAGAGACAGGCAAGAATTATGatatcattattttaatttggttTATAAAGTTAGAAATTCTGCTAAATTCAcagttattttacttttcagtACCAAGCTGAGGCTATGGAAATGACCCTCTATAAGGAGATTTTAAGAGTTGCTGTAGATGACAAGGATACTCCCGGCACTCCCGGTTGGAAAGCTGAGTACTACTTTATAAGCGGCAATGAAGATAAAACGTACAATATCACCACTGACCCCAAAACAAACGAGGGAATTATTGGTATTGCCAAGGTAACTTTTTCTCCACACCTTGCAGAAAAAGTTAATTCATCGTAAACCAAACCATAGCTCTACCAATCATTAACCATAAGTATCATAAACCACAACTAAGCATCTAAATCTGTGTCGTTTTCAGGAGAAGAATTTTGAGATAACCAGTTTGGTAAAACTGCAAATTGGAGTTAAGAACCTTGAACCCATGTCACTCTGTAAAGATGGAAAATTAATTACAGATTCAAGCCAGCTTCCTCCCCCAGATTCTGTTAACATCACAGTGAGAATGAATGACACTAACGACGCCCCAGTGTTTGCAAAATATACTGACGACATATACCAGACGGAGGAATCAGAGCCAGGACAGTCGCTGTATACTCCTAAAGTCGATGATGTTGACTCCTCTAACATCAGGTATGATCTCACAAAAATTGCCTTTatgttcagatttgttttttgggtATTTTTGTGCTTATTTATCTGTTTGGCAGCAAAATTACTCCTGAAGAACATCAGTGATTAAAACTTTACCAGCTTATAACTGATTAGAATCCAATTGCATTTTAAGCTTAAATTACCAAACTGTTGCAAGATGTGGCAATCAATGCTCTTTGGAAGAgagatacattttttatatatgtaaagTACGTGATTTAAGGTTTTTCTATGGTGTCTCCCTCAACAGTCCTCAGCCATGGCAAAAACATACCAACAGTTTTGGTGTGtgcctgtgtatgtgtgtgtgtgtgtgtgtgtgtgtgtgtgtgtgtgtgtgtgtgtgtgtgcccatGCAGGTTTGGTTTGCAGGTCATACatctatatgaataaaattaacTCCTCTTTTACAAAGAAGCTTTTATGGTTGATTACTTATTTAGGCTAGAATGCTTGTttcatttaaagcagcactaaaTAACTTTATTACCTTAACCTATTTTAATTGTGTCTATAAAAGAGAGCTACAGAGACACCTGCTCGTGCTGCAGCGCTACAGACAGTGAGCCATCCGCATGTGGACTGGCAAAAACTATCCGTCTGCATGCgtacttttctctctctttcttcagcTGCTTTGAAAGTGACCGTGCGCTGTAGCTGTGGGGTACGCTCTGCAGAGGGCGGCCTGTGTTTACAACGGTGTTATTTTCGAAAGGTTCTGTAGGGAGAGCGCCACTCGAAAATTacttagtgctgctttaaagttGCTTGTACCGTTTTTATTCTGATGAATAAAGTGACCTTCTATCTGATTTTCCCAATTCTGACCAGGTTTGAACTGAGAGAAGACCCTGCTAACTGGGTGACTATTGATAAGAAAACAGGACAAATCACAACAATCGAGAAGATGGATAGAGAGTCACCGTTTGTTgatgaaaataatatttacagAATTGTTGTAGCTGCCATTGATGATGGTATGATAAGGCATTTCTAGACATTTGCATCCacaataaaatgataaatttgtttcacttaataaactgaacttgggGAAAATGACCTTTGCTGTGGTTTTCAAGGTGCACCTCCAGCCACAAGTACATGTACCCTCAATGTCCACCTAAGAGATATAAATGACAACACTCCCACGCTGGTCAACAAGACAGTCCTATTGTGCCGAAACCATGTGGAAACTCTAAAAATCACGGTACCTGTGAAGGATGCTGATGCAGATCCTTACAGTGGACCCTTTGTCTTCTCCTTGGCAAAGGATGGCACTGAGTGGGATAACTGGCAATTAGAAAGTACCTATGGTTGGTTCTCTTTGAACCCTTAcaattaaaaccacaaaatacAAATGTTACATTACAACATTACATTTATTGCataaacatttctctttatATTATAAATAGGTGAACAGGTCGTTCTTGTTATTCGGGAGAAGATTCCCTATGGTAACTACTCAGTGCCACTGGAAATTCAGGACAAGCAGAATCAAGCTTCAAAGGAGACTCTGGGAGTGGAGGTGTGTGACTGTGATGAAAGTGGTGTTTGCCATGAACATAAACCTCctgccattgtccttgatggaGCAGCCATAGGACTAATTATTGCAGGACTGCTTGCATTTCTGTGTAAGTATAAGCTTACATTAAACAATCCAAATGTATTGTCTACGCATCCTAGGATGACCCCAGTACTGGGGACAGGGACTCAGAGTGTTTATGTTGAATTTGTGCTGAAAATAACATGCTTATATCTAATTACTTCAGTAATTACAAGCTTCatttaaagtatttaagatatataaatatttatttaatgaaatattaaataGTTATGTAATTGCTGAAAAGGTGTGTTGCTTCCCCAGTATTGGGAGCTGGTTAAACACTGGGACTTAAGAGATGCATTTGCAAGgattttatatacatatagtcatattcaatgaatttgaatattattgtaAAGTTGATTCATTTCAGTATTTTAGTAACTCATTACGTGAAACACAATTTATGGATTAACACAGAGGAATGATGTtgtaaagcctttatttctgataactctgatttttttctgaCCTCCAGCTAATACAAACACAGCATATacgattagaatattgcatcagaccaatcaaaaaacatttttatccagAAATGGGGGCTTAACAAATAGTATGCTTAATGCCGCTTTAAAGGTGTGTTTTTAAGGATACtgtaatctctctctctctctctctctctctctctctctctctctatatatatatatatatatatatatatatatatatatatatatatatatatatatatatatatatatatatatatatatatatatagtcatagTCACAATTTATGAGGTACATCAGCAGTCTACTATGTTCTGACCAGCTTATCTTGTATGGTAAAAAGCCTCTGTTCTCTCTATAGCTCTCTCTCACTTCCTGGTCTGCTGAATTTAAGAACTATATTTGATTTGTCTCTATTCACACATATATTTAACCCTATATTGAGACACTTTTTAAAACTTATGAGATATACAATTTAGGACAAAATCACCTTTAATGTTGCACTGAATTTAGAAACTTTGTTACTCGTGGTTAAAGTATTTTAATGTGTCCACAGTACTTCTCGCCGTTTTTGTGTGCAATCGAGGTTGGGACTTTACATATGTGGATATGGATGAAGGCACTCAGACGCTGGCCAAGTATAACGAAGAAGGTGGTGGTAGTGACTGCAAGGTAAGGTGTGAAATGACTATTCTAACTGCAGAGACTgctttatcctattttaggagGGTGGAttgttaaatgtaaatagtCTTCCATGAGCAGTTAATGTTTGACCCTttagcattaaaaacatttgaagatTGTCTGGCATTACATTTAAGATCATTTCTTACTTTCTCTCTAATCTGAGTATATAATTAGATTGCTTAGCTGTGAACTTGATTCATTGTGTATTTTGGGATTAATGGAAGTGAAGTGGACCCGTTTTATAAGTACAATGCctttaaattacatttgttgttaATTGAATCGAGTCTTACACAGAGCGTATAATACACTGCTACAGCAAACACAAATGTCTTTGACAGTGCTTCTATTTCTTTGCCAGACCGAGCCTTTGATCCTAACACCAGGAGGTTTAGGGAATGTCACAGATGGCATGAAGATTTCCTACATGCAGGTACTTGTCACCACTTCTGGGTGTTCATTACAACTTAAGCCTTAAATTCAGTCAATGTGTGTGATTACCATTTTGACTGAATGACAACTTAAATTATAATGGTTTCTTGGGCTAGATCACAGATAAATGTGTTAAAGGCTTTGGTGTTTCCAAAAAAAGCTTGGTTTTTAAAGGATAACGGGTTTACTTAAGTGTTGTAATACAACAAAAAGGCCAGACACATCCTTTTTCAAATTATATTTAACTAGGAAGGCACTCTCTAAGCAGCTTTAAATGTAGTATATATTTGAGTAATCCTGTAAAGCTTCATAAAGGAAATAACTATAAAAATGTTCTATAAATTGAAAAAGTAAACTGCCAGGTGTCTTTCATAAAATTCATCCATACGTCACGCTAGTCCCTtgttggggtcgtgaggggtgctggtgcttatctccagctgtcaatgggcgagaggcggacactctggacaggtcgccaggcTGTATGACTATATTAAAGTTTGCATCTTAATAgacattaaataaaacttttttttcactttttgattCCTATACCCATtgctgaaaaagtattttttactcCCTGCCATCTCTGCATTTTAGTAGGAATGCAATTGTCACCTGCTATGTGTAGTACTGCGGCTATCCGCCAGAGGGCAATATACAAGTGCATTAACTAAGCCAGCCGTGTTTAAGCAGTTGGAAGTTTGTTTAATATGATACGCTCGGCTTTGTAAAGGTAACTGTAAATATAAGGAATCAGTTAATTATATCTATGTGGCTGAAATGTATGACTGATGACAATTACTGAGTGTAACTCAAGAATACCTTTATACATTATTCCCAGGGAGACCTGGAAACTTTCATATGATTAGCTCAGAAAGCAGGAAGTAAACACTGGCTACACACTACTCTGTAGTTCTGGACTGTACTTCTAGGTTGGAAACGAGAATAACCTGACTAAGACCTTGttgaggactgattgtttatagggaatggtACTTCTATCCCAGGGGACAATTTAGAATATAGGTTGATTTCACACCAAATTTCTTATTTATTGTTCctttatgtaattttttctTT
Coding sequences within:
- the LOC105932277 gene encoding cadherin-like protein 26 codes for the protein MRSFPVLLLAALASLVESEEGSKHHGRVKRESLSRSKRRWVLSTIELQEEMDVKYPYQITTLYNDKTGDKDHQFIIRVAGGHEGLFSINETSGDVFVHRRIDREKDPFFHIIFDVFDKSDNSRIDKQLSFDVDIKDINDNAPKFNNIEIKDGVEENIKPGYLPISMEIKDDDQEGTINSTVVVSVAKQTPAEPKIEITNVNGKLYRLTFGGCFDYDKAKKYSVVILASDLGKPALSSSTTVTFNVNDTNSHQPKFTKRQYQAEAMEMTLYKEILRVAVDDKDTPGTPGWKAEYYFISGNEDKTYNITTDPKTNEGIIGIAKEKNFEITSLVKLQIGVKNLEPMSLCKDGKLITDSSQLPPPDSVNITVRMNDTNDAPVFAKYTDDIYQTEESEPGQSLYTPKVDDVDSSNIRFELREDPANWVTIDKKTGQITTIEKMDRESPFVDENNIYRIVVAAIDDGAPPATSTCTLNVHLRDINDNTPTLVNKTVLLCRNHVETLKITVPVKDADADPYSGPFVFSLAKDGTEWDNWQLESTYGEQVVLVIREKIPYGNYSVPLEIQDKQNQASKETLGVEVCDCDESGVCHEHKPPAIVLDGAAIGLIIAGLLAFLLLLAVFVCNRGWDFTYVDMDEGTQTLAKYNEEGGGSDCKTEPLILTPGGLGNVTDGMKISYMQNTETAPGFVYSKGTYSTATFSQNSNMNTMESVKQRPLRNSMRVSRQSSKWTKSRSSTIQSNSTFNHSMRLTQDLINTGITTMKKGVDIDTSYPIDYSLTYAEEGTADICHLSMEQLPNDDQDFKFLDNLEPQFKTLGNICLESIQTKTS